From the genome of Vicia villosa cultivar HV-30 ecotype Madison, WI linkage group LG2, Vvil1.0, whole genome shotgun sequence, one region includes:
- the LOC131648920 gene encoding macrodontain-1-like: MKHLISVCIVVLWAYAYPSMSRMLDDSSVVKAHQQWMMKYEITYINSSEMEKRLQIFKENLDYIEKFNSAGNKSYTLGLNPYSDLTTEEFKASYTGLKVPSHVYSSKIRSNQVLFNVTNNIPLTMDWRVKGAVTDVKKQGQCDGCWAFAAVAAVEGFWKIKMGNLLTLSEQQLIDCDRSSDGCTSGSIVGGFNNIIDNRGILQESQYPYREGDGTCKQFDMDKAEAYITCYINLKKNDEQNLQRAVAEQPVAVGISVGDDFFKYSGGVYSGACGTSLDHAVTIVGYGKTKSGLKYWLIKNSWGKNWGVNGYMRIKREGGGPEGHCSIATHAYIPCIY; encoded by the exons atgaagcaTCTTATTAGTGTTTGCATCGTAGTCTTGTGGGCATATGCATATCCAAGCATGTCTCGAATGTTAGATGATTCATCGGTTGTTAAAGCACACCAACAATGGATGATGAAGTATGAAATCACATACATAAATAGTTCAGAAATGGAGAAACGCTTACAGATATTCAAAGAAAATTTAGATTATATTGAGAAGTTTAATAGTGCTGGTAACAAGAGTTATACGCTCGGCTTAAATCCATATTCTGATTTAACTACCGAAGAGTTTAAGGCTTCTTACACTGGACTCAAAGTTCCTAGCCATGTTTATTCCTCCAAAATCAGGTCGAATCAAGTACTCTTCAACGTCACTAATAATATTCCATTAACTATGGATTGGAGAGTGAAAGGAGCGGTGACCGATGTTAAGAAACAAGGACAATGTG ATGGTTGTTGGGCTTTTGCAGCTGTGGCGGCCGTAGAAGGTTTTTGGAAAATAAAAATGGGCAATCTACTGACATTGTCCGAGCAACAACTAATTGATTGTGATAGGAGTAGCGACGGGTGTACCAGTGGTAGTATTGTCGGTGGCTTCAATAATATAATAGATAACCGAGGTATTCTTCAAGAATCTCAATATCCATACAGAGAAGGTGATGGGACTTGCAAACAATTTGATATGGACAAAGCTGAAGCTTATATAACTTGTTacataaatctaaaaaaaaatgatgaacaaAATTTACAAAGAGCCGTGGCAGAACAACCTGTGGCAGTTGGTATCTCTGTTGGGgatgatttttttaaatacagTGGGGGGGTTTATTCAGGAGCATGTGGAACATCTTTAGACCACGCCGTTACTATAGTTGGTTATGGGAAGACTAAAAGTGGGTTGAAATATTGGTTGATTAAGAATTCTTGGGGTAAAAATTGGGGTGTGAATGGATACATGAGGATAAAAAGGGAAGGTGGTGGACCTGAAGGTCATTGTAGCATTGCTACTCATGCTTATATTCCATGTATATACTGA